From a region of the Bacteroidota bacterium genome:
- a CDS encoding SRPBCC domain-containing protein codes for MKSFTQEIIINATPERVYNALVNPVEHSDFTGGHAENTDSMDEDFSIYDGYINGKNLNLVPGKCIHQTWQAAEEGWPEDHYSEVKYELEIDPHGTLIKFTHNNVPDEYADDIYNGWKEHYWEPLQAYFINE; via the coding sequence ATGAAGTCTTTCACTCAAGAAATTATTATCAATGCTACTCCCGAAAGAGTTTACAATGCCTTAGTAAACCCAGTAGAACATTCAGATTTTACTGGCGGTCATGCCGAAAACACCGATTCGATGGATGAGGATTTCTCTATCTATGATGGTTATATTAATGGCAAAAATTTAAATCTGGTACCGGGCAAATGCATCCACCAAACTTGGCAAGCAGCCGAAGAAGGCTGGCCCGAAGACCATTATAGTGAAGTTAAGTACGAACTAGAAATTGACCCTCATGGCACTTTAATTAAATTTACCCATAATAATGTGCCTGATGAATATGCTGACGATATATATAATGGCTGGAAGGAACATTATTGGGAGCCATTGCAGGCGTATTTTATCAATGAGTAG
- a CDS encoding CDP-alcohol phosphatidyltransferase family protein, with protein MQKYFKWLPHALTLSNLLMGCVAIRFALQDNLADATIFMVIAMIFDFFDGFAARMLKVSGPLGKQLDTLADMVTFGVAPAMILYMMASDSQAHAKYNDFLWGDPQIVQYLAYSVAIASAWRLAVFNIDEGQEYGFVGLPTPANAMIVASLPWIAHDYDFPWLPQQLENPYVLIFIMALCTWLPVSGIKLMALKFKNFSIQDNLDKYIIIVCGGLSVAFFGFGGMLPTVLIYILISIFWPKRKTVVSSQ; from the coding sequence ATGCAAAAATACTTTAAGTGGCTACCCCACGCACTCACACTTTCCAACCTATTGATGGGTTGTGTGGCCATACGTTTCGCCTTACAAGATAACCTTGCCGATGCTACTATATTTATGGTAATTGCCATGATATTCGATTTTTTCGATGGCTTTGCGGCAAGAATGCTAAAGGTAAGTGGGCCGCTCGGCAAACAATTAGACACCCTTGCCGATATGGTTACTTTCGGCGTTGCCCCTGCCATGATATTATATATGATGGCCTCCGATAGTCAGGCACATGCAAAGTATAACGATTTTCTTTGGGGAGACCCACAAATAGTTCAGTACTTAGCGTATTCAGTTGCAATTGCTTCTGCTTGGCGGTTGGCAGTTTTCAATATTGATGAAGGCCAAGAATATGGTTTTGTAGGATTGCCCACCCCCGCCAATGCTATGATAGTTGCTAGTTTGCCTTGGATTGCACATGATTATGATTTCCCTTGGTTGCCACAACAATTAGAAAATCCTTATGTATTAATTTTCATCATGGCATTATGTACTTGGTTGCCTGTAAGTGGAATTAAATTAATGGCACTCAAATTTAAAAACTTTAGCATACAAGATAATTTAGATAAGTATATTATAATAGTTTGTGGTGGATTAAGCGTCGCCTTTTTCGGTTTTGGAGGAATGCTTCCTACAGTTCTTATATATATATTAATTTCGATATTTTGGCCGAAGAGAAAAACAGTAGTTAGTAGTCAGTAG
- the murA gene encoding UDP-N-acetylglucosamine 1-carboxyvinyltransferase, which translates to MGSFKIEGGNRLTGTVIPQGAKNEALQIISAVLLTAETITIHNIPEIRDVLKLIELLQDFGVIVQKLKKGSYTFTAKEINLEYLISAEYKTKGAGLRGSVMVVGPLLGRFGKGYIPTPGGDKIGRRRLDTHFIGFQKLGAKFIYEEQEKFYRVDASHLTGTYMLLDEPSVTGTANIVMAAVLAKGITTIYNAACEPYLQQLCKMLNSMGAKIAGIGTNKLEIEGVAELGGTEHTMLPDMIEVGSFIGLAAMTQSELTIQNPMVSELGQIPDIFRRMGIQLELKSNGDLYIPQQDSYTIDTFIDGSILTVYDAPWPGFTPDLLSIILVTATQAIGSMLIHQKMFESRLFFVDNLIDMGAKIILCDPHRAVVIGLERKSQLRGISMTSPDIRAGMSLIIAALSAQGTSTIHNIEQIDRGYEEIDVRLNALGAKIVRI; encoded by the coding sequence GTGGGCAGTTTTAAAATAGAAGGAGGCAACAGACTTACGGGTACTGTTATTCCACAAGGTGCAAAAAATGAAGCACTACAAATTATATCGGCAGTATTACTCACTGCCGAAACAATTACGATACATAATATTCCTGAAATACGGGACGTATTAAAGTTGATCGAACTATTACAAGATTTTGGCGTCATCGTGCAAAAACTTAAAAAAGGTTCTTATACTTTTACTGCCAAAGAGATAAATTTGGAATACCTTATTTCAGCAGAATATAAAACCAAAGGTGCAGGATTGCGTGGCTCTGTAATGGTAGTGGGGCCGCTACTGGGACGGTTTGGCAAAGGTTATATACCTACTCCTGGCGGCGATAAAATTGGCCGTAGAAGATTGGATACACACTTTATAGGTTTCCAAAAATTGGGTGCAAAATTTATATATGAAGAGCAAGAAAAATTTTACCGTGTCGATGCATCACATTTAACAGGAACTTATATGTTATTGGATGAACCTTCGGTAACAGGAACTGCCAATATTGTGATGGCCGCTGTGCTTGCAAAAGGTATTACAACTATATATAATGCTGCTTGCGAACCTTATCTACAACAGTTGTGCAAAATGCTGAACAGTATGGGTGCAAAAATTGCAGGCATAGGCACCAACAAACTAGAAATAGAAGGGGTTGCAGAACTTGGTGGTACCGAGCATACCATGCTTCCTGATATGATAGAAGTGGGTTCGTTTATTGGTCTAGCCGCTATGACGCAGAGTGAACTTACCATACAAAACCCGATGGTTTCAGAGCTCGGACAAATACCTGATATATTCCGACGCATGGGTATACAATTGGAACTAAAAAGTAATGGCGATTTATATATACCCCAACAAGATTCTTATACTATAGATACATTTATCGATGGTTCTATTCTTACCGTATATGATGCTCCTTGGCCAGGTTTTACGCCTGACTTATTAAGTATTATATTAGTTACCGCAACGCAAGCAATTGGCAGTATGCTCATTCACCAAAAAATGTTTGAGAGCCGCTTATTTTTTGTAGATAATTTGATTGATATGGGAGCAAAAATTATACTGTGCGACCCACACCGGGCAGTAGTAATTGGACTTGAACGCAAATCGCAGTTACGTGGTATTTCTATGACCTCTCCCGACATTAGAGCAGGAATGAGTTTGATTATCGCAGCCCTTAGTGCACAAGGCACTAGCACCATTCACAATATAGAACAAATTGATAGAGGTTACGAAGAAATTGATGTGCGTTTGAATGCTTTGGGAGCGAAGATTGTGAGAATATAA
- a CDS encoding pyruvate dehydrogenase complex dihydrolipoamide acetyltransferase, which yields MAEVIKMPKMSDTMTEGVIVEWHKKVGDVVKPGDILAEVETDKATMELENFVKGTLLHIGIEKGQAVPVDAVIAIVGKEGEDIQALLKGDSSSKPATEKTTEENPDSTRDEKEKGEEKAEPETKKEEKEAPAAEPAKDTETKSSSDSRLKVSPLARKIAEEKGIALNAIHGSGEYGRIVKRDLENVPVAGAAFVPVTAESYEDIPLSQMRKTIARRLGESMFTAPHFYLTMEIDMDAAVDSRKRLNEMGGPKISINDMIVKAAAVALRTNPKVNSSWLGDKIRINHHIHIGVAMAVDEGLVVPVVKFADQKSFAQINSEVKIFSAKAKSKKLQPEEFSSNTFTISNLGMYGIEEFTAIINPPDSCILAVGGVKEQPVVKGGQIRIGNVMKVTLSCDHRSVDGATGSAFLQTLKNYLEAPMLMLV from the coding sequence ATGGCTGAAGTAATAAAAATGCCCAAGATGAGCGACACCATGACCGAAGGTGTAATAGTAGAATGGCATAAAAAGGTAGGTGATGTGGTAAAACCCGGTGATATTTTAGCCGAGGTTGAAACCGATAAAGCTACTATGGAACTTGAAAATTTTGTGAAAGGAACGCTCCTTCACATCGGTATTGAAAAAGGCCAAGCTGTTCCAGTAGATGCAGTGATAGCAATAGTGGGAAAGGAGGGCGAAGATATACAAGCCTTGTTGAAAGGAGATAGCTCAAGTAAACCTGCAACAGAAAAAACCACTGAAGAAAACCCTGATAGCACTCGAGACGAGAAAGAAAAGGGTGAAGAAAAAGCTGAACCCGAAACTAAGAAAGAAGAGAAAGAAGCCCCTGCAGCAGAACCTGCAAAAGATACAGAAACCAAATCTTCTTCCGATTCAAGATTGAAGGTATCACCTTTGGCAAGAAAAATCGCTGAAGAAAAAGGTATAGCATTGAATGCCATACATGGCAGTGGCGAGTATGGAAGAATTGTAAAACGTGACCTCGAAAATGTTCCTGTGGCGGGGGCTGCATTTGTTCCAGTAACAGCCGAAAGTTACGAAGATATTCCGCTGAGCCAAATGCGTAAAACTATTGCTCGCCGTTTGGGTGAGAGTATGTTCACCGCTCCACATTTTTACCTCACCATGGAAATTGATATGGATGCCGCAGTCGATTCACGCAAGCGTTTGAACGAAATGGGTGGCCCCAAAATTTCTATTAATGATATGATAGTGAAGGCTGCCGCAGTTGCTCTTCGTACTAACCCCAAAGTAAATAGCAGTTGGTTGGGCGATAAGATTCGTATCAATCATCATATACATATTGGCGTGGCCATGGCCGTGGATGAAGGTTTGGTAGTACCTGTAGTGAAATTTGCTGACCAAAAATCATTCGCTCAAATTAATAGCGAAGTAAAAATATTTTCAGCAAAAGCAAAGAGCAAAAAACTACAACCCGAGGAATTTAGTAGCAATACTTTTACCATTAGTAATTTGGGAATGTATGGTATAGAAGAATTTACGGCCATCATCAATCCGCCCGATTCGTGCATTCTTGCTGTGGGTGGCGTAAAAGAACAACCCGTAGTAAAAGGTGGCCAAATTAGAATAGGAAATGTGATGAAAGTAACGTTAAGCTGCGACCATCGATCAGTTGATGGTGCGACGGGTTCTGCATTTTTACAAACCTTAAAGAATTATTTGGAAGCACCGATGCTGATGTTGGTATAG